One segment of Toxotes jaculatrix isolate fToxJac2 chromosome 8, fToxJac2.pri, whole genome shotgun sequence DNA contains the following:
- the s100t gene encoding S100 calcium binding protein T: MSLPNSENASTLENAMQLMIQTFHKYSGNEGDKYTLSRAELKEMLTAELGNYLGNAQDKEAVDKVMGDLDSNNDGEVDFTEFIILVGALTVACNDFFLEYNDKPEKKK, encoded by the exons ATGTCTTTGCCCAACTCAGAGAACGCCTCCACCCTGGAGAATGCCATGCAGCTCATGATCCAGACCTTCCATAAGTACTCTGGAAATGAGGGGGACAAATATACACTGAGCAGGGCTGAGCTCAAAGAGATGCTCACCGCAGAGCTTGGCAACTACCTTGGA AATGCCCAGGATAAGGAGGCAGTGGATAAGGTTATGGGAGATCTGGATTCCAACAATGACGGGGAGGTAGATTTTACCGAGTTCATCATACTGGTCGGCGCACTTACTGTAGCATGCAACGACTTCTTCCTGGAGTACAACGACaagccagagaagaagaagtga
- the chrnb2 gene encoding neuronal acetylcholine receptor subunit beta-2, with amino-acid sequence MVSLAQLISVHEREQVMTTNVWLTQEWQDYRLTWVPEEFDGMMKVRLPSKHIWLPDVVLYNNADGVYEVSFYSNAVVSYDGSIFWLPPAIYKSACKIEVKHFPFDQQNCTLRFRSWTYDRTEIDLVLRADVASMDDFTPSGEWDIIALPGRRNENPADPTYVDITYDFIIRRKPLFYTINLIIPCVLITSLAILVFYLPSDCGEKMTLCISVLLALTVFLLLISKIVPPTSLDVPLVGKYLMFTMVLVTFSIVTSVCVLNVHHRSPTTHTMPPWVKLVFLNKLPALLFMRQPRNSCERQRLRQRRRAQEQKEGGRSGEAGALMVGLGLGSAGGNGGATSTGVFGKEDSDPCTCYVNRASVKQFGGELGGAGSGSMDGLNRVREGREGGSGNLPRGQQAAGGPALTQALLAQACPGFEEAVEGVRFIANHMKSEDDDQSVSEDWKYVAMVIDRLFLWIFVFVCVFGTMGMFLQPLFQNYTAKTITSSPG; translated from the exons catgAAAGAGAGCAGGTGATGACCACAAATGTCTGGCTAACGCAG GAGTGGCAGGACTATCGTCTGACTTGGGTCCCGGAGGAGTTTGATGGAATGATGAAGGTCAGGCTGCCCTCAAAACACATCTGGCTGCCTGACGTGGTGCTCTACAACAA TGCTGATGGGGTGTACGAGGTGTCGTTCTACTCTAATGCAGTGGTCTCCTACGACGGCAGCATCTTCTGGTTACCCCCGGCCATCTATAAGTCAGCCTGTAAGATCGAGGTCAAGCATTTCCCCTTTGACCAGCAGAACTGTACACTGCGCTTCCGCTCATGGACCTATGACCGCACCGAGATCGATCTGGTGCTCCGTGCTGATGTTGCCAGCATGGATGACTTTACACCCAGCGGGGAGTGGGACATCATCGCCCTGCCAGGCAGACGAAACGAGAACCCAGCTGACCCCACCTACGTGGACATAACGTATGACTTCATCATCCGCAGGAAGCCTCTTTTTTATACCATCAACCTCATCATCCCGTGTGTCCTCATCACCTCTCTGGCCATCCTGGTCTTCTACCTGCCCTCAGACTGCGGAGAAAAGATGACGCTCTGCATCTCAGTGCTGCTGGCTCTCActgtgttcctgctgctgatCTCCAAGATCGTACCACCCACTTCACTGGATGTCCCTCTAGTGGGGAAGTACCTGATGTTCACCATGGTCCTGGTCACCTTCTCTATCgtcaccagtgtgtgtgtgctcaatgTGCACCACCGCtcacccaccacacacaccatgcCCCCTTGGGTTAAACTGGTGTTCCTCAACAAGCTTCCTGCCCTGCTCTTTATGCGCCAGCCTAGGAACAGCTGCGAGCGCCAGCGGCTCCGCCAAAGACGAAGGGCCCAGGAGCAGAAGGAGGGTGGGCGCAGTGGGGAGGCAGGAGCCTTGATGGTGGGTCTCGGGTTGGGAAGTGCTGGAGGTAACGGAGGGGCAACCTCCACAGGGGTATTCGGCAAAGAGGACAGTGACCCTTGTACCTGCTATGTGAACCGAGCATCTGTTAAACAGTTTGGAGGGGAACTGGGAGGTGCAGGAAGTGGATCCATGGATGGTCTGAACAGGGTGAGGGAGGGCAGGGAAGGGGGCTCTGGAAACCTGCCAAGGGGGCAGCAAGCAGCAGGAGGTCCTGCTCTGACTCAGGCCCTGTTGGCTCAAGCATGTCCAGGCTTCGAGGAGGCTGTGGAAGGAGTACGCTTCATTGCCAACCACATGAAGAGTGAGGATGATGATCAAAGT GTGAGCGAGGACTGGAAGtatgttgccatggtgattgACCGCCTCTTCCTGTggatctttgtgtttgtgtgcgtgtttggcACAATGGGCATGTTCCTGCAGCCGCTCTTCCAGAATTACACAGCCAAGACCATCACCAGCTCGCCAGGCTGA
- the LOC121186260 gene encoding protein S100-A11-like, which produces MMESAVNVLVSQFKAFAGSDGSSDTLSRDEFHRLVTSELPNFVKNCCNPAAVDQLMSSLDKDNDGKLNFLEFWQLIGHLASKHGGFSQ; this is translated from the exons ATGATGGAGTCTGCTGTTAATGTGCTGGTGTCCCAGTTCAAGGCGTTTGCTGGCAGTGATGGTTCCTCTGACACACTGAGCAGAGACGAGTTTCACAGACTGGTCACATCAGAGCTCCCTAACTTTGTCAAG AATTGTTGCAACCCTGCAGCTGTCGACCAACTTATGAGCTCATTGGACAAGGACAATGATGGCAAGCTCAACTTCCTAGAGTTCTGGCAGCTGATTGGACATCTTGCAAGCAAGCATGGGGGGTTCAGCCAATAG